In Microbacterium sp. No. 7, the genomic window CTTGGGCTCGGGCGTCACGATCGTGAGCCTCTTCGCGGCCGCCGAGCCGTACGTCGAGGCGCGCTTGGTGAAGTCGCCCAGGTTGACGGGGGCGAGGCCGCGACCGGCGGCGATGCGCTCGCGCGTGTCGTTGGCGGCATCCATCACCGACAGTGCCGAGCCGACGACGGCGCCCGCGGCGGGCACGAGGCCCTTGTTGTAGAAGTCGCGCGTGGCACGCACGCCCCGTGTGATCGCCGGCACCGCGTACTTCTGGTAGCCCTCCTGCACGGCGGGCTGCAGCTGCTCGCGGTTGTAGTTGCCCAGCTGACGACCGGCCTCGCGCGCGATGTCTCCGGCCTCCTCGACCAGTGTCTGCTGCGACTCCCACAGCTTCTGCGCGTTCGACTGCAGCTTGCGAAGTTCCTTCTTGCGCTTGCGGCTGATGCTCATGGCGGCCTCCCAGATCGGGGGTTGTGAACGGATACCACGCCGGTAGGCACGGCAGAACGACGTCGTCTTTCCCATCTTGCCAGACGTCGCCGACGTCGCCACGAATCCAAGATGAGAGAATACTGATCATGCCGATCCACACCGCAGTCGCCACGATCCACACCAACCACGGCGACATCGTCGTCAACCTCTTCGGAGACCACGCGCCGCGCACCGTGCAGAACTTCGTCGGGCTCGCCGACGGCTCGCAGGCGTGGACCCACCCGGCGACGGGCAAGCCCGGTGAGGGCCCCCTCTACAAGGACGTCGTCTTCCACCGCATCATCCCCGGCTTCATGATCCAGGGTGGCGACCCGCTCGGCCAGGGCGTGGGCGGCCCCGGCTACACGTTCAACGACGAGATCCACCCCGAGCTGGCCTTCGGCTCGCCCTACCTGCTGGCGATGGCCAACGCCGGCCTGCGCCGCAACGCGATCACGGGCAAGCCCGAGGGCACCAACGGCTCGCAGT contains:
- a CDS encoding peptidylprolyl isomerase — its product is MPIHTAVATIHTNHGDIVVNLFGDHAPRTVQNFVGLADGSQAWTHPATGKPGEGPLYKDVVFHRIIPGFMIQGGDPLGQGVGGPGYTFNDEIHPELAFGSPYLLAMANAGLRRNAITGKPEGTNGSQFFITTDPTPWLNGKHTIFGEVADADSRAVVDAISAVPTAAGDRPVEPVVISSIDVVTV